Proteins from a single region of Bos indicus x Bos taurus breed Angus x Brahman F1 hybrid chromosome 29, Bos_hybrid_MaternalHap_v2.0, whole genome shotgun sequence:
- the LOC113886043 gene encoding olfactory receptor 148-like — translation MRNHTELNEFILLGIPQTQGLETVLLGIFSFIYLFTLLGNLFILLAIVSSSTLHIPMYFFLGLLSILDMLFPSVTCPKMLFYLSGQSQAISYKGCAVQLFFYHFLGSTEGCLYSVMAYDHFVAICHPLRYMLIMRPGVCVGLVMAAWLVGCLQATILTSFTFQLPYCGPNRVDHFFCDIPAVLPLACADSFLAQRVGSTNVGFLALTLWLSVCVSYAHIGIAILRIRSAEGRQKAFSTCSAHLTAILCAYGPVIIIYLQPTPNPFLSATVQILNNIVSPMLNSLIYSLRNKEVKSSLKRVFYNVVFTALD, via the coding sequence ATGAGGAACCACACAGAACTGAATGAGTTCATCCTACTGGGAATACCTCAGACACAGGGACTGGAGACTGTGCTCCTTGGCATCTTCTCATTTATTTACCTCTTCACCCTGCTGGGAAATCTGTTCATTCTTCTAGCAATTGTCTCCTCCTCGACCCTTCACATTCCCATGTACTTCTTCTTGGGACTCCTATCGATTTTGGATATGCTGTTCCCCTCTGTCACCTGTCCCAAGATGTTATTTTATCTTTCTGGCCAGAGCCAAGCCATATCTTATAAGGGATGTGCTGTTCAGCTCTTCTTTTATCATTTCCTGGGTTCTACAGAAGGCTGCCTCTATTCTGTGATGGCTTATGATCATTTTGTTGCCATCTGTCACCCACTGAGATATATGCTCATCATGAGACCTGGAGTCTGTGTTGGTTTGGTCATGGCAGCTTGGTTGGTAGGTTGTCTTCAGGCCACCATCCTGACATCCTTTACCTTTCAGCTACCCTACTGTGGCCCCAATAGAGTGgaccacttcttctgtgacattCCTGCTGTCTTACCCCTGGCTTGTGCTGATAGCTTCTTGGCCCAGAGAGTGGGTTCCACTAATGTTGGCTTTCTGGCTTTAACGCTTTGGTTGAGTGTTTGTGTCTCCTACGCACACATTGGGATTGCCATTTTGAGGATCCGTTCggcagagggcaggcagaaagCTTTCTCTACCTGCAGTGCCCACCTCACTGCCATTCTCTGTGCCTATGGACCTGTAATCATCATCTATCTACAGCCCACACCCAACCCTTTTCTCAGTGCCACAgtgcaaatattaaataatattgtcTCACCCATGCTGAACTCATTAATCTATTCCTTAAGGAACAAGGAGGTGAAAAGCTCATTAAAAAGGGTATTCTATAATGTAGTATTTACTGCTCTGGACTAA